The Delphinus delphis chromosome 10, mDelDel1.2, whole genome shotgun sequence genome includes a region encoding these proteins:
- the RPL7L1 gene encoding ribosomal protein uL30-like isoform X2 — protein MAEEEPRKKIPLVPENLLKKRKAYQALKATQAKQALLQRKEQRKGKEIKFKRLEWFLHDSWRQLRDKVRLRRLEVKPHGLEVPDKHSLAFVLRIERINGVSLLVQRTIARLRLSKIFSGVFMQVTPRTIKTLRIVEPYVTWGFPNLKSVRELILKRGQAKVKNKIIPLTDNTVIEEHLGKFGVICLEDLIHEIAFPGKNFQVISGFLRPFQLSVARHATKNRVGFLKEVGSPGYRGERINQLIRQLN, from the exons ATGGCGGAGGAAGA GCCAAGAAAAAAGATCCCTTTGGTTCCAGAAAATCTCCTGAAAAAGAGGAAGGCTTATCAGGCCCTGAAAGCCACCCAGGCAAAGCAGGCGCTTTTGCAAAGGAAGGAG cagaggaaaggaaaagagatcaaGTTTAAGCGACTAGAATGGTTCCTACATGATTCCTGGCGGCAACTACGTGACAAGGTGCGACTCAGACGACTAGAAGTGAAACCTCATGGCTTGGAAGTGCCAGATAAACATTCCTTGGCCTTTGTTTTACGCATCGAAAG GATTAATGGGGTGAGTTTACTGGTGCAGAGGACCATTGCAAGACTTCGCCTGAGTAAGATTTTCAGTGGTGTCTTTATGCAAGTAACTCCTCGGACCATAAAAACGCTTCGTATAGTGGAACCTTATGTGACCTGGGG ATTTCCAAATTTGAAGTCAGTTCGGGAACTCATCTTGAAACGTGGACAAGCCAAGGTCAAGAATAAAATCATCCCTTTGACAGACAACACGGTGATTGAGGAGCACCTGG GGAAGTTTGGTGTCATTTGCTTGGAAGACCTCATTCACGAAATTGCCTTTCCGGGGAAGAATTTTCAGGTGATCTCAGGATTCTTGCGCCCTTTCCAACTCTCAGTAGCCCGTCACGCTACCAAGAATAGAGTGGGCTTCCTCAAGGAAGTGGGCTCACCTGGCTATCGAGGTGAACGCATCAATCAGCTCATCCGGCAGCTGAACTAA
- the RPL7L1 gene encoding ribosomal protein uL30-like isoform X1 → MSNSRRVGKMAEEEPRKKIPLVPENLLKKRKAYQALKATQAKQALLQRKEQRKGKEIKFKRLEWFLHDSWRQLRDKVRLRRLEVKPHGLEVPDKHSLAFVLRIERINGVSLLVQRTIARLRLSKIFSGVFMQVTPRTIKTLRIVEPYVTWGFPNLKSVRELILKRGQAKVKNKIIPLTDNTVIEEHLGKFGVICLEDLIHEIAFPGKNFQVISGFLRPFQLSVARHATKNRVGFLKEVGSPGYRGERINQLIRQLN, encoded by the exons ATGAGCAATAGCCGCAGAGTTGGAAAGATGGCGGAGGAAGA GCCAAGAAAAAAGATCCCTTTGGTTCCAGAAAATCTCCTGAAAAAGAGGAAGGCTTATCAGGCCCTGAAAGCCACCCAGGCAAAGCAGGCGCTTTTGCAAAGGAAGGAG cagaggaaaggaaaagagatcaaGTTTAAGCGACTAGAATGGTTCCTACATGATTCCTGGCGGCAACTACGTGACAAGGTGCGACTCAGACGACTAGAAGTGAAACCTCATGGCTTGGAAGTGCCAGATAAACATTCCTTGGCCTTTGTTTTACGCATCGAAAG GATTAATGGGGTGAGTTTACTGGTGCAGAGGACCATTGCAAGACTTCGCCTGAGTAAGATTTTCAGTGGTGTCTTTATGCAAGTAACTCCTCGGACCATAAAAACGCTTCGTATAGTGGAACCTTATGTGACCTGGGG ATTTCCAAATTTGAAGTCAGTTCGGGAACTCATCTTGAAACGTGGACAAGCCAAGGTCAAGAATAAAATCATCCCTTTGACAGACAACACGGTGATTGAGGAGCACCTGG GGAAGTTTGGTGTCATTTGCTTGGAAGACCTCATTCACGAAATTGCCTTTCCGGGGAAGAATTTTCAGGTGATCTCAGGATTCTTGCGCCCTTTCCAACTCTCAGTAGCCCGTCACGCTACCAAGAATAGAGTGGGCTTCCTCAAGGAAGTGGGCTCACCTGGCTATCGAGGTGAACGCATCAATCAGCTCATCCGGCAGCTGAACTAA